From Periophthalmus magnuspinnatus isolate fPerMag1 chromosome 1, fPerMag1.2.pri, whole genome shotgun sequence:
tggttcatgtggctcatgtgggagatgttctttggtgctggtccatggagagacttgttcacactgagctgctttaaagtctctgagccacaggagccacagacctgagccacaggacttatgtgctcgtacttcctggttctagtcctgatccgagcagcagtgttctggatgttctggatgttctggatgttctggatgttctgttctgtggctcgtttggagagtccagtgatcaggacgttacagtcgtctaatctactggacacaaatgcaggataagtctgagtctggttttgacagtttacctttgatttttgatgtttttagatgtaaaaagctgcagatgttactgatttgttgtgtctgttaaagttcaagtctgagtccatttttacctctagatttctgtcctgagttgaaggttttagagagagagactggaggtgacactgacactttctctgtgtttctcttgagtcttgtcttttatctggacaaagttgtttttcctccacacactgatctgttgaatccactggtccatattcacctgctgcagtgagacatagatctgactcgtctgcagagttgtgtgtgacacattattgttgtgtattaactgtcctaacagcagcatgtagagactgaacaacaggggccccaggactgacccctggggcaccccacaggtcagggacattttatctgagacacattttacaatttcatcaaagttctccctgttttctagataagacttgaaccagtttagtgcagtaccacagatgccctcccagtcctctagtgtaagaggatcccatgatccacagagtcaaaCACTCAGATCaaacaggatcaacactgagactttgATCAGACGGACGTCGTGTCTCATTGATCAGAGTCTCAGTctgtgggtctaaaacctgaaaacACCAAAggagaacgaaacaaaacacgactcagattcaggtttaacccagagatggaggaggacgggtcaaatgcaggagaCGTAACAGACGCCCTGATCCAAAACAGAACACTCCCCTCCCAGTGTCTCCCCCtgaccctccctcctctcccccggGCCCCTCCTCTCAacctcctccccccccccccccgggcccctcctcttctcctcctccccaggcccctcctctcctcctgctctccaccccgggcccctcctccccccccgggcccctcctctcctctcctctcctcccccccccgggcccctcctcctctcctcctcccctcctcctcctctcccccccaggcccctcctcctctcctcctccccaggcccctcctcctctcctcctccccaggcccctcctcctctcctcctcctctcctccccggcccctcctcctccccgggcccctcctcctctcctcctcctctctttcagtctgctgtccctctctgttctcctctcctcctccctgggcccctcctcctctcctcctcctctctttcagtctgctgtccctctctcttctcctctcactcctctctgctcGTCTGTGGGACGTCCTGTCATGGAGCTGACCCTGGTGCTCCTCTTTGGGGCGGTGGTGTCCGGGGCCCGGGGCCTGGAGCTCCGGGACCTGTTCCCGTTCGGAGAAGAAGCCGGAGACGCGACTCTGACCCCAGGGTCCGACTCCAGCGCAGAGCTCGGTCTGGAGCCGGAGCTTCGATTCTTCAGTGAAGCTTTCGACAAAATCCACGTGAGTCCAGATTATTACAAGAAATAATCatttagaaaacaaaaacagagacaaactgagactttacagaatttaacattttaaaacattaaataaaagtcactagtcctggttcagtcctggtttggtcacggtttggtcctggtttagtcctggtttagtcctggttcagtcctggtttagtcctggttcagtcctggtttagtcctggttcagttctttatGTCGTCTATAGCTCTGAGTCCTGATCTCATTAAACTGCATTGAACTAAGTCTCTGAAGAATGTGGGTCATAAGATCAAATCCAACACtttataaaccaggactaaaccaggactaaaccaggactaaaccaggactaaaccaggactaaaccaggaccaaaccaggaccaaaccaggactaaaccaggactaaaccaggaccaaaccaggaccaaaccaggaccaaaccaggaccaaaccaggaccaaaccaggaccaaaccaggaccaaaccaggaccaaaccaggactgaatcagatgTGGTTTATTTTATTGCTCATTGCAGGTACATGTGGATTTGtagtccaggtctaaaccaggtctaaatcaggtctaaacctggtccgGGTCCGGGCTCTGGACTTGTTTCCGGTCTTGGAGCAGAATAATCAGAGTAAACAGGGAGTGTTTGAGCGAGGGCCCCGGGGCCTCTGTGGGGGGTCTCACCCACAACCTCCTTGTAACAGGGACGACAAGCACAACTCAGAGACAGGAGTCGTCCTGAGAGGAGACAaaccggtctagtcccggtctagtcccggtctagtcccggtccagtcccggtctagtcccggtctagtcccggtccagtcccggtctagtcccggtccagtcccggtctagtcccggtccagtcccggtccagtcccggtccagtcccggtccagtcccggtccagtcccggtctagtcccggtctagtcctggtctagtcctagtcctggtcctggggCCGGACCCTGTGGAGTCTCAGCTGGAGAAACATCTGTGAGGAACTGAGATTCAACAACAAACGGAACAAGAGGCTTTtagtccctgtgtgtcagactgtgtcagatgccctccctgtgtgtcagactgtgtcagatgccctccctgtgtgtcagattgtgtcagatgccctccctgtgtgtcagactgtgtcagatgccctccctgtgtgtcagattgtgtcagatgccctccctgtgtgtcagattgtgtcagatgccctcccgtcctgtGTACtttcttgtgttgttttcttcttttccaGAGTTTCACATTAAACAAACTGAAAAGTTCCTcaatgtttttacagaaaatcataatttaaacttttatatttttgttgcgtgaaacaaaaatgaaccagaacaaaaaacaaactccagCTTCTGTCGCTCAGACCtcgagtcctggttcagtccttaaaCCGGATTTTGACGTGATTCAGTGTCTCTGAATCAAACCTCAGGAGCTTTTTgtacaaagacacagagagaacacgcaaactccacagacacagagagaacacacaaactccacagacatagagagaacacgcaaactccacagacacagggagaacacacaaactccacagacacagagagaacacacaaactccacacagacacagagagaacacacaaactccacacagacacagagagaacacgcaaactccacagacacagagagaacacgcaaactccacacagacacagcgagaacacacaaactccacagacacagagagaacacgcaaactccacagacacagagagaacacacaaactccacagacacagggagaacacgcaaactccacacagacacagagagaacacacaaactccacacagacacagagtgtgtgtgtgttagtgtgtgtgtgggggggtgtttgtgtgtgtgtgttggggtgtgtgtgtgtatatgtgtgtgtgtatatgtgtgtgtgtatatgtgtgtgtgtatatgtgtgtgtgtatgtgtgtgtgttggggtgtgtgtgtgtatatgtgtgtgtgtatatgtgtgtgtgtatatgtgtgtgtgtatatgtgtgtgtgtatgtgtgtgtgttggggtgtgtgtgtgtatatgtgtgtgtatatgtgtgtgtgtatatgtgtgtgtgtatatgtgtgtgtgtatatgtgtgtgtgttggggtgtgtgtgtgtatatgtgtgtgtatatgtgtgtatatatgtgtgtgtatgtgtgtgtgttcaaggTCGTCCCTGTTGTGTCACAGTGACATTTCTCTGCTGTTTAtctcagaaaacacaaaatatttcagTTATTTATGTAAAGTCCAGATTCAGTCAAAGGTCAAACTCAGACACGTCCAGAAACATCTaaagagtattaaagaggaggtatttacccctgtggggtattaaagaggaggtatttacccctgtggggtattaaagaggaggtatttacccctgtggggtattaaagaggaggtatttacccctgtggggtattaaagaggaggtatttacccctgtggggtattaaagaggaggtatttacccctgtggggtattaaagaggaggtatttacccctgtggggtattaaagaggaggtatttacccctgtggggtattaaagaggaggtatttacccctgtggggcattaaagaggaggtatttacccctgtggggtattaaagaggaggtatttacccctgtggggcattaaagaggaggtatttacccctgtggggtattaaagaggaggtatttacccctgtggggtattaaagaggaggtatttacccctgtggggtattaaagaggaggtatttacccctgtggggtattaaagaggaggttgtatttgttttatgaagtgtttttaggTGAatcttgtgattttaatgtttaaattaaacagaatgatccacagagatgagaaccatagagactcaagcacAATAGGATGATTTAAGgtttgagttttgtgtttgtttagtttagggtcagttttgtgtttgtttagtttagggtcagttttgtgtttgtttagtttagggtcagttttgtgtttgtttagtttagggtcagttttgtgtttgtttagtttagggtcagttttgtgtttgtttagtttagggtcagttttgtgtttgtttcacacACGTCTCTGTCTCAGCACATGTGACATCACATTAAACCTAAAACTGTCAAACATGTCATTTTAGGGCACAGGGTCACAGGGGTCACGGGGTCACGGGGTTAGAAGGTCACAGGGGCACATGGTCAAAGGGTCACAGGGTCACcacagggtcagagggtcacagggtcagaggGTTAGAAGGTCACAGGGTCACGCCCCGTGAACCCGAGTACCTGCACTaaccatttgtttgtttttgtcagatCTCGTCCAATGGGCTGGTGGCGGTGCAGCAGCCCCCTCCTCAGGCGGAGTATCTGGGtcagactccgccccctttTGGCCTGATGGCGGCGCTCATGGGGGATCTGGACCGAGGCCTCGTCCACTTCAGATTGGACAGGACTCCCGAGGTCCTGGACCGGTGCAAAGATCTGGTCCAAAAGGCCTTCCCACAGAGACCGGCCCAGACACCAGAGGGCGCTGTGGTGGTCACCTGGGACAAGATGGCGGCCGCGGGGAGCGACGGCGCAGAGGTGGGATGGGTCATTTATTTAACGAGGAAACTTATTTCAAAAACTTAATAAATTACCAAAATTTGGATTCTAATTCAGAAATAACTGCTCCTGTGTCtcgctctctgattggtctctctctctccttctctctgattggtcaggctctttctccttctctctgattggtctctctctccttccctctgatTGGTCTGTCTTTTACACCTTGGAGGAAGGGTCCTGGTTGGTCCTAGTCCTTCTGaggtctcttctcctctgattggttgtgTCTGATTGGCTccttgtctctgattggttgtgtCTGATTGGCTccttgtctctgattggttgtgtCTGATTGGCTccttgtctctgattggttgtgtctgattggctctttgtctctgattggttgtgtCTGATTGGCTCCTTGTCTCTGATTGCTCTCTCCTCAGAGGAACTCGTTCCAGTTGGTCCTCGTCCTCCTGAGGTCCTCGTCTGTTGCGGTGCTGCTTTATCCTCGCTCTGGGCTGCAGTTCCTGTCCTCTCCTGCGGGGGGGGCCCCTCGGGCCCTGGAGGCGGGGTTTAGCGAGGGCCTGGTCTATAATTGGTGGTGGGGAAAAACTCAGGGGAAGCAGGAGTGGCTCAGCtcagagggggaggagtctgtGCGGAGGCTCACACGGTAAAGCTCTGTTTTGTAGCAATTTATCAATATATGCTAACGTGCTAACAAATATCCATTACTAACGTGCTAACGTGCTAACTATTATCATtactaacatgctaacgtgctaacaAATTTCCACCAAGCGGCTGTTTCAAGTACAAAAGGCAGATTTAAATGTCGACGGCGCGGGCAGCGTggtcatgctcacttcctgtttggagcgtagcggctagcatgttagctacgttCATTTACACACATGTTCTGTGGTTTAACCCCTTCTCGTCCACAGTGGCTCAAATTGCGGAGTGGGCGGAGTCTGGGTCTTTGAGGTCGGAGCCGTGAAGTTTTCCCAAATTGAACCCGGGACCATCACCACGTTTCCCGAAGACATCACCACAAGCCCGCCCCCCGTCACCATGTTACCACGGAGACCGGACCCCCGCGTCTCCACGGCAACAGATGAGCCAATGACCCCGGAAAAGGAGGAGCCAGAGAATATCTACGAGGATGAGTACAGCAATACCATgaatactacaagtactacaacaagtactacaacaagtactactattactcctactactactgcagattATACTGCAACTAATACAACGAAGTACCAGACAACAACAGGAGGAGGTAGTACCAGCATCacggagggacagaggaggtcTACAGgaaaacatggactgaactACTCCACGGAAAGACCGGGGACCGGACCGGGGACCGGACCGGGGACCGGACCGGGGACCGGACCGGGGACCGGACCGGGGACCGGACCGGGGACCGGACCGGGGACCGGACCGGGGACCGGACCGGGGACCGGACCGGGGACCGGACCAGATCCACGGTACTCAGCTCCAGATCATCCTCACATTGTGGTGGTCGATGAAGACGAGGATTTGAACATCAATGGTAGGTaaaagtcagatgccctccctgtgtcagattgtgtcagatgccctccctgtgtgtcagactgtgtcagatgccctccctgtgtgtcagactgtgtcagatgccctccctgtgtgtcagactgtgtcagatgccctccctgtgtgtcagattgtgtcagatgccctccctgtgtgtcagactgTGCCTGAGCTCTGCACCAAGACTCCAAAATATCAGACAGGTTTGACGTCAGTGACCTCGTCTTTAATCGTCTCAACCCACGATTTAAAACCACAAAGTCACGTGTCTCCTCCCCTCAGTGAAGAGTGAACGTCTGGAGAAACGAAACTCCACAAGAGAAAGAACcaacatgagagagagagagagagagagagagagagagagagagagcaggacacagtctgttcatctacataagagaataaacagagagaataaacagagagaataaacagagagaataaacagagagagcagctcaggacacagtctgctgttcatctccatctcaaacacactgaccTCCTTTGAACCgagtgagggtcagatctgagaaaagaaatggtttgagaggagaaataaagaagatatttttgtgaggaaagacaatccttctttaaACAGAAATGAGGCCTGAGCCATCACCTGtctccatctataactccatcctcagacccaaaggaaacaaaagaaacaaagagaacagcaGAGCGAAACAGTAGACCCATTAAGAGTGAAGATAAtcagtatgtctcaggcacagtgcacacttactgAAGCTCTATGGACCTAACCTACttatagaaactgtaaacaaaagctgtgtcagtgtagctcctccttcagacgcTCCTGATTTTAAGACCAGTTGAAAAATTCACATTTTGCTCTGTTGTAAGAAGGTTCTGAGTTGGCTAAGTATAAAATGTTCAAAGGACTCAGTGATGAGTAGCTGCTCGATTCTCGTTGTTAGGACATGCTTGGTGCGAGTGTTTCCAGGAGGCATCCACTGTCTCTGGTGTCCATTTTTGTAAACTTCCTTTGCCATCCAACCCTGAATGTCAATCTCAGTTGGATTTAGATCATGGGAACACGCAGGATGGTTCAAAAGTGTGACGTTATTTCTCTGGATGAAGTCCTTTCTCAGGAGACGTTGTGTCCTGTTGAAAAACGCAGTCATTACCTCACGGACGAGGTTTTCAGTCGTGAGGGACGCCCCTGAAACATCCGCACAGCTGCCCTTTGACCTGAAGCACAACCTGAAGCTCCATTGTGCCataatggcgccccctatgtGCTGTGTAGAAAACATCTCAGGTGGGATCTCCTTGTCGTGTCAGTGGACACATGGACACATCAGGACCATCaaggttattttttttctcatcagaGAATGTCCCATGTTTCGTCGTCTCGTGCAAACTCCAAACGGACACTTTTGTGCCGTTGAAGGACTCGAGGTCTTTGAAGACGTGTTTTGTTCTTAATCAGATCCTCCGGCTCAGGAATGGTGATGTTTTTTTGGCTCTGcctcttttgcctttttttccccataaccGTCAGAATCGTttaagaagtttaaaatgtcGTGTTACTGCGTCCAGCCTCAGCAGCGACGTCAGGAGAGGCCGATGCAGCTCAACGATCCGACCACATTCAAACAGAGAAAGCTTCTCCATCAGGAGGTGGAGACAGAGTGGAGACCTGAAAATGACACTGAACCACATTTTTGAGaagatttgtgcttttaaagtCTGAGTCTTAAACTTTTGATCAGCTGATGAACAACACTCTTTTTTGTCTCACTCCCATttcttctttttgcattttgaagcacgatttagaaccttctccagatccaacAGAGCAAAATGTGAAAGGAGTGTccagcagtgtccagcagtgtccagcataatctgaccagaactgaagacgtggacgagcagccaaacgtcttctctcctataactttttatccagtgacagatttgacttttacGATTCTCCCCACAGTCAAAAATCTTAAAACTGTGCAGCATAAAAAAGAACAAGTCCAAGGACAGAACCCTGAGGGACTCCACACTgaacagggacagagggacagagggacagagagactgagggacagagggacagagggacagagggacggcgtgacaaagggacagagggacaaaggGACGGAGAGACTGAGGGACGGAGGGACAAAGGCGGAGTCCCCCAGGACCagagacacacactcacacacactataAACCTGCCAAAGTGCAGACCCAGACtcgtgcgtcagatgccctccctgtgtgtcagatgccctccctgtgtgtcagatgccctccctgtgtgtcagatgccctccccgtgtgtcagatgccctccccgtgtgtcagatgcccttcctgtgttgTTAAACTCTCTTTCTTGCAGTTTTCTCGTACAATCTGGACACGTGTGCTCAGAAACGTGGCGGCTGCTCACCGTTCGCCGAGTGCAGAGACCACGCCTCCGGCTCCTGCTGCTACTGCCGTCACGGTTACTATGGCAACGGGAAGGACTGCGTCGCAGAGGGTAACATAGCGCCACCTGCTGTTTctgctagtcctggtttaggtctaaaCCTAAGTCTGTGCTGATTCCACTGTAGTCTCTGTTTCAGTTTGACAGTTTCagtttctctttcctcttctctgtgatgttgctgtgacgtcgCTCAGTTGATGTAAACAGATAAatacatcacagcaacatcacgggACATTTCTGTGGAAGGAGCGCAGCCAAAACTATCATGGTAtgaaacctggtctaaacctgatctaaacccggtctagagctggtctaaacccggtctaaacccggtctagacctggtctagacccggtctaaacccggtgtaaacccggtctaaacctgtTGTAAACCCGGTGTAAACCCGGtgtaaacccggtctaaacctggtctaaacctggtctaaacccggtctaaacctggtctaaacctggtctaaacctggtctatacccggtctaaacccggtctgtGTCTCAGGTAAGCCTCAGAGGATGAGTGGGCAGGTGTCTGGGCGTGTGTTCCTTGGTTCCTCTCCTGTTCCAGTGGAGTTTTCTCAGAAGGACCTTCACTCGTACGTGGTGACCAATGACGGCAGAGCATATGTGGCCATAAGCTCTGTGACCCCGCCCCTCGGCCCCGCCCTCCTGCCGCTGTCATCTGTGGGCGGAGTCATCGGATGGGCGTTTGCTCTGGAGCAGCCGGGACATCGCAACGGCTTCAGCATCATGGGTGAGACCCGAGACTAAGGCCGACAGTGTGAAAGTGATTAGATTAAAAACGTTTTCAGAAGAGGATCTGCTCAAAGTtcaaaacatgtccagaagaagaaaagtcatattttatttattttatttctctaGTTTTGGTTCCAGACTGTGACTTTCACCAAATGGAGGTGATGAGTTGTGCTCGTCTCTGTCTGCAGGGGGCGTGTTCTCGAGGCGTGCCCAGGTGCTCTTCTCCACAGGTGAGCGCCTCACGGTTCAGCAGGAGTTCAGAGGCATCGACGAACACGAGCACCTGCAGGTCCACACCGAGCTGGAAGGAGCACTGCCCCCTGTGCCTCTGGGGGCGACAGTGCAAGTGAGCCCCTACAGCGAAGTGTACCACTACTACGACAACTGTgagtactactgcagtactactactaccactactacgacAACTGTgagtactactgcagtactagtactaccactactacgacAACTGTgagtactactgcagtactactactaccactactacgacAACTGTgagtactactgcagtactaccactactacgacAACAGTGAGTAGTACTAGTACCATTGTGAGTACTGCAtacagactgtgtaaagtggAGTGAGACTCAGGTGACGTCTGTTACAACGGCCAATCTGGAGCCCAGCTCCgcccacgagtatcatagcaaccaaagagccaatcaggagcgaggctgttgctaacgctaacaggagcgacattggggacagaaggacctgatgtgtctgttattaatgttcagatcttgatttacagacacaatagtgaaataaaaaccccaggatcatgtagagggttaatacgaacatttaagaccagaatgagtctgacacagggacagagagaggacagagaggggacagagaggggacagaggggacagagagggggctGTGCTTTTtacaaagtgaaagtgaaactggaTAAAAATgacctctcttttttctcagtGATCACGTCCTCCTCAAACAGAGAGTATTCTGTGGTCGCCCCGTCCGGTGAAGTCCAGAACGTGAGCTACCAGTGGAGACAGACCATCACCTACCAGAGCTGTGTCCACGCGCCGGGGACCAGACCGGGGACCGGACCGGGGACCGGACCAGGGACCGGACCAGGGACCGGACCAGGGACCCGACCCGACATCCAGCAGCTCACCGTGGACCAGATCTTTGTCATGTACGACCAGGACAACAGCCTGATCCGTTATGCCATGAGCAACCGGATTGGCCCCGTGCACAGTGAGTCAATATACTACAGTCATACTACAGTCAGAATACTACAGTCAGAATACTACAGTCAGGATACTACAGTCAAGATACTACAGTCAGGATACTACAGTCAGGATACTACAGTCAGGATACTACAGTCAAGATACTACAGTCAGGATACTACAGTCAGGATACTACAGTCAAGATACTACAGTCAGGATACTACAGTCAAGATACTACAGTCAGGATACTACAGTCAGGATACTACAGTCAAGATACTACAGTCAGGATACTACAGTCAGGATACTACAGTCAGGATACTACAGTCAGGATACTACAGTCAAGATACTACAGTCAAGATACTACAGTCAAGATACTACAGTCAGGATACTACAGTCAGGATACTACAGTCAAGATACTACAGTCAAGATACTACAGTCAAGATACTACAGTCAGGATACTACAGTCAAGATACTACAGTCAGGATACTACAGTCAGGATACTACAGTCAAGATACTACAGTCAGGATACTACAGTCAGGATACTACAGTCAAGATACTACAGTCAGGATACTACAGTCAGGATACTACAGTCAAGATACTACAGTCAGGATACTACAGTCAAGATACTACAGTCAGGATACTACAGTCAGGATACTACAGTCAAGATACTACAGTCAGGATACTACAGTCAGGATACTACAGTCAGGATACTACAGTCAGGATACTACAGTCAAGATACTACAGTCAAGATACTACAGTCAAGATACTACAGTCAGGATACTACAGTCAGGATACTACAGTCAAGATACTACAGTCAAGATACTACAGTCAAGATACTACAGTCAGGATACTACAGTCAGGATACTACAGTCAAGATACTACAGTCAGGATACTACAGTCAGGATACTACAGTCAAGATAGTACAGTCAGGATACTACAGTCAGGATACTACAGTCAAGATACTACAGTCAGGATACTACAGTCAGGATACTACAGTCAGGATACTACAGTCAAGATACTACAGTCAGGATACTACAGTCAGGATACTACAGTCAGGATACTACAGTCAGGATACTACAGTCAGGATACTACAGTCAAGATACTACAGTCAAGATACTACAGTCAGGATACTACAGTCAAGATACTACAGTCAGGATACTACAGTCAGGATACTACAGTCAAGATACTACAGTCAGGATACTACAGTCAGGATACTACAGTCAAGATACTACAGTCAGGATACTACAGTCAGGATACTACAGTCAGGATACTACAGTCAGGATACTACAGTCAAGATACTACAGTCAAGATACTACAGTCAAGATACTACAGTCAGGATACTACAGTCAGGATACTACAGTCAAGATACTACAGTCAAGATACTACAGTCAAGATACTACAGTCAGGATACTACAGTCAAGATACTACAGTCAGGATACTACAGTCAAGATACTACAGTCAGGATACTACAGTCAGGATACTACAGTCAAGATACTGTGtttacatggacacacacaaaaccaggacaCTCAAAAATCCCGATCATAACCGGGACACTTGGACACACTCGGACACTCTGTCTTCTGCATGTGAGACACGTGACACAAATGAGCCgctgtggttggaccgtcccAGGCAGGACGAGGTTTGTCATGTTCTTTGGTCCATTTCCGATTCGTGGATTCAAACAGGATGTGGAAGCGACGGCTCCTCAGGCGACTTGAACATCGAGCACATCAAATCTGAGACTTCACTGAGGTCGGTCCTGTCCCGAGGAATGTGGACAACGtgagagaaacagaaacagaaacgtGATCCATGTTTCTGCAGCTGGACTCAGGCACAAAGGTCacactctgacctctgacccgtGACCCTGAAGCAGCTGGACACTGAAGACACctttagagagagagggggaggaggaggagaaaagaggaggagaggtggagagacagagaggaggaaggagcaagatgagaggggagagaggagagaggggggagcagaaacaggagagggtgagagaggaggacactGATGGCACCAgactaaagagagagagggagggagaggaggaagaagagggagattTCCTTActattctttcatttttttcaaagaTTTAGCTCATTTTCCATCCGTCCCGTTTCTGTCCGGGGTCGGGCCGAGGCAGCAGCTTCAGCAGGACGGCCCAGAcgtccctctccacacacacctcctccagcttctACGGTGGGACCCTGAAGAGTTCCCAGCAGAGAGACatgtccctccagcgt
This genomic window contains:
- the LOC117378618 gene encoding nidogen-1-like, whose protein sequence is MELTLVLLFGAVVSGARGLELRDLFPFGEEAGDATLTPGSDSSAELGLEPELRFFSEAFDKIHISSNGLVAVQQPPPQAEYLGQTPPPFGLMAALMGDLDRGLVHFRLDRTPEVLDRCKDLVQKAFPQRPAQTPEGAVVVTWDKMAAAGSDGAERNSFQLVLVLLRSSSVAVLLYPRSGLQFLSSPAGGAPRALEAGFSEGLVYNWWWGKTQGKQEWLSSEGEESVRRLTRGSNCGVGGVWVFEVGAVKFSQIEPGTITTFPEDITTSPPPVTMLPRRPDPRVSTATDEPMTPEKEEPENIYEDEYSNTMNTTRGGSTSITEGQRRSTGKHGLNYSTERPGTGPGTGPGTGPGTGPGTGPGTGPGTGPGTGPGTGPGTGPGTGPDPRYSAPDHPHIVVVDEDEDLNINVFSYNLDTCAQKRGGCSPFAECRDHASGSCCYCRHGYYGNGKDCVAEGKPQRMSGQVSGRVFLGSSPVPVEFSQKDLHSYVVTNDGRAYVAISSVTPPLGPALLPLSSVGGVIGWAFALEQPGHRNGFSIMGGVFSRRAQVLFSTGERLTVQQEFRGIDEHEHLQVHTELEGALPPVPLGATVQVSPYSEVYHYYDNLITSSSNREYSVVAPSGEVQNVSYQWRQTITYQSCVHAPGTRPGTGPGTGPGTGPGTGPGTRPDIQQLTVDQIFVMYDQDNSLIRYAMSNRIGPVHSSAPESNPCFSGGHGCDINAVCRPLEGQSFTCVCSSGFSGDGNHCEDVDECLSPGLCGPNSFCSNTVGSYRCVCPPGSRLSPEGQCTDIDECERAPCHHEASCSNTQGSYRCECKPGFTGDGLRCEKQQRPPSLCELDRARALSRSSGGLWSWFRPRSSVFVPRCDSGGHFETTQCSEEQCWCVDTEGAEVQGSRVSGTDSPPHCLGPVTPSPFGPAPSPGVGPVTPPPFGPAPSPGVGHVAPGRLLLFAQSGRIEQVPLSQTGPDQTRPLLHVPDRVVIAVAYDCVEDSVYWTEISGPSIGRASLRDTERGPRTLVSSDLQSPEGLALDPVSRLLFWTDSGLDLVEVSRLDGSQRRVLFNTDLENPRAIVTDPVYGRIFWSDWNRDGPKIEMSNMDGSDRVVLVQEDLGLPNGLTYDPQSTLLCWADAGTRRVECMDPHLRQRSTVSDHVQYPFGLVSVGRSLYYTDWRRDAVVGLDRFSRTETLVISPQRKSRVYGISTTDYCPRVYNYCEQNGGCSHLCLPKLGGFSCLCPDRRDGTCYEPGQNWV